A genomic region of Planococcus kocurii contains the following coding sequences:
- the atpA gene encoding F0F1 ATP synthase subunit alpha, translating to MSIKAEEISGLIKQQIENYQSEMKVDDVGTVITIGDGIARAHGLDNVMAGELVEFSTGAIGMAQNLEANNVGIIILGPYTDIKEGDEVRRTGRIMEVPVGHELIGRVVNPLGQPVDGLGPINTTKSRPIESPAQGVMARKSVHEPLQTGIKAIDALVPIGRGQRELIIGDRQTGKTSVAIDTILNQADQDMICIYVAIGQKESTVRNVVETFRKNGALDYTIVVTASASQPAPLLYLAPYAGITMAEEFMFEGKHVLIVYDDLTKQASAYRELSLLLRRPPGREAYPGDVFYLHSRLLERAAKLNETLGSGSITALPFVETQAGDIAAYIPTNVISITDGQIFLQSDLFFSGVRPAINAGLSVSRVGGSAQIKAMKKVAGTLRLDLAAFRELESFSQFGSDLDAATAAKLERGKRTVEVLKQDLNNPIKVEKQVVIFYALTRGFLDDIAINDISRFEAELTSWLDLNHTEILDTIRTTQGLPADDAFAAAINEFKRTFAKSE from the coding sequence ATGAGCATCAAAGCTGAAGAAATCAGCGGTCTGATTAAACAACAGATTGAAAATTATCAATCAGAGATGAAAGTTGACGACGTTGGTACTGTAATTACCATTGGTGATGGTATCGCGCGCGCTCATGGCCTCGACAATGTCATGGCTGGAGAACTTGTAGAGTTCTCAACTGGTGCTATTGGTATGGCGCAAAACTTGGAAGCCAACAACGTTGGTATCATTATCCTTGGCCCTTACACAGACATCAAAGAAGGCGATGAAGTACGTCGAACTGGCCGTATTATGGAAGTACCGGTAGGACACGAACTTATCGGACGTGTAGTAAATCCACTTGGACAACCTGTTGACGGTCTTGGACCAATCAACACAACAAAATCTCGTCCAATTGAAAGCCCTGCACAAGGTGTAATGGCCCGTAAATCGGTTCATGAGCCACTTCAAACAGGTATTAAAGCGATTGATGCACTTGTGCCAATCGGTCGTGGACAGCGTGAGTTGATCATCGGTGACCGTCAGACAGGTAAAACTTCTGTAGCGATCGATACGATTTTAAACCAAGCTGACCAAGATATGATTTGTATCTATGTGGCAATCGGACAAAAAGAATCTACTGTACGTAACGTAGTAGAAACTTTCCGTAAAAATGGAGCATTAGATTACACAATCGTTGTAACAGCTTCAGCTTCACAACCAGCTCCATTATTGTACTTGGCTCCTTATGCAGGTATTACAATGGCAGAAGAATTCATGTTTGAAGGCAAACACGTGTTAATCGTCTATGATGATTTAACAAAACAAGCATCTGCTTACCGTGAACTTTCACTACTACTTCGTCGTCCACCAGGCCGTGAAGCTTACCCAGGTGACGTTTTCTACTTGCACTCACGTTTACTAGAACGTGCTGCAAAATTAAACGAAACTCTTGGTTCAGGTTCTATCACAGCATTGCCGTTCGTTGAAACGCAAGCTGGCGATATTGCTGCATATATTCCAACAAACGTTATCTCGATTACAGATGGTCAGATTTTCCTTCAGTCGGATCTATTCTTCTCGGGTGTACGCCCAGCGATCAATGCGGGTCTTTCTGTATCACGTGTTGGTGGTTCAGCTCAGATCAAAGCAATGAAAAAAGTTGCGGGTACATTACGTCTTGACTTGGCTGCTTTCCGTGAACTTGAGTCATTCTCACAGTTTGGTTCAGATCTTGATGCTGCAACTGCTGCGAAACTTGAGCGTGGAAAACGTACAGTTGAAGTCTTGAAGCAAGACTTGAACAACCCAATCAAAGTTGAAAAACAAGTTGTTATTTTCTACGCGTTAACTCGTGGATTCCTTGACGATATCGCGATCAACGACATTTCTCGCTTTGAAGCTGAATTGACAAGCTGGTTAGATCTAAACCACACAGAAATTTTGGATACTATTCGCACAACTCAAGGATTACCAGCTGATGACGCATTTGCTGCAGCGATTAACGAATTCAAACGCACATTTGCAAAATCTGAGTAA
- the atpE gene encoding F0F1 ATP synthase subunit C, with translation MTGSLGLLAAAIAVGLAALGAGIGNGLIVSKTVEGIARQPEARGVLQTTMFIGVALVEALPIIAVVIAFIVMNQ, from the coding sequence ATGACAGGTTCATTAGGTTTATTAGCAGCAGCAATCGCAGTAGGTTTAGCAGCACTAGGCGCGGGTATCGGTAACGGTCTTATCGTTTCAAAAACAGTTGAAGGTATCGCTCGCCAGCCAGAAGCTCGTGGCGTATTACAAACAACTATGTTCATCGGTGTTGCATTGGTTGAGGCATTGCCAATCATCGCTGTAGTTATCGCGTTCATCGTTATGAACCAATAG
- the atpF gene encoding F0F1 ATP synthase subunit B: MFFDHLVLGATGEFLNIGDILATLVIFILLMLLLKKFAWGPLMGIMQQREDLIKSEIETAENSRLESHKLLEEQRSLLKDARTQAQEIVENAKKQGEVSREEIITTARAESARMKDAAVQEIANERDKAISAVREEVVALSLLAATKVLEKEISEEDNRQLINETIAKAGEVQ, from the coding sequence GTGTTTTTTGATCACCTCGTACTCGGTGCAACCGGGGAGTTTTTGAATATTGGAGACATTCTCGCTACACTTGTGATCTTCATTTTACTAATGTTGCTATTGAAGAAGTTCGCATGGGGTCCTTTGATGGGCATAATGCAGCAACGTGAAGATTTGATCAAGAGTGAGATCGAAACTGCTGAAAACAGCCGTCTAGAATCACACAAATTGCTTGAAGAGCAGCGCAGCCTTCTTAAAGATGCGCGTACGCAAGCACAAGAAATCGTTGAAAACGCTAAAAAGCAAGGCGAAGTTTCGCGTGAGGAAATCATTACAACTGCACGTGCTGAATCTGCTCGCATGAAAGATGCTGCAGTTCAGGAAATTGCTAACGAAAGAGATAAAGCGATTTCAGCTGTTCGTGAAGAAGTTGTGGCATTGTCACTACTTGCTGCTACGAAAGTGCTTGAAAAAGAAATCTCTGAGGAAGACAACCGTCAGTTGATTAATGAAACGATTGCGAAGGCAGGCGAAGTTCAGTGA
- the upp gene encoding uracil phosphoribosyltransferase has protein sequence MGKVYVFDHPLIQHKVTYIRDKSTGTKEFRELVDEIATLMAFEITRDLPLEEIDVETPVQMAKSKVLAGKKLGVVPILRAGIGMVDGILKLIPAAKVGHIGLYRDPVTLQPVEYYLKLPSDVQERDFIVVDPMLATGGSAIEAVNSMKKRGATKIRFMCIIAAPEGVEALQKAHPDVDIYIAALDEKLNEKGYIVPGLGDAGDRLFGTK, from the coding sequence ATGGGAAAAGTATACGTTTTCGATCATCCGCTGATCCAACATAAAGTAACGTACATCCGTGATAAATCTACAGGCACAAAAGAGTTTCGTGAATTGGTGGATGAAATTGCTACATTGATGGCATTTGAAATCACACGCGACTTGCCATTAGAGGAAATCGACGTGGAGACACCAGTTCAAATGGCGAAATCTAAAGTTTTAGCAGGAAAAAAATTAGGCGTTGTGCCGATTTTGCGTGCAGGAATTGGAATGGTAGATGGAATTTTGAAATTGATTCCAGCTGCTAAAGTTGGACATATTGGGTTATACCGTGACCCGGTTACGTTGCAGCCGGTTGAGTACTACTTGAAATTACCTTCTGATGTACAAGAACGAGATTTCATCGTAGTTGATCCAATGCTTGCTACAGGCGGATCAGCAATCGAAGCAGTCAACTCTATGAAAAAACGTGGAGCCACAAAAATCCGTTTCATGTGCATCATCGCAGCTCCTGAAGGTGTAGAAGCTTTGCAAAAAGCTCATCCGGATGTGGATATCTACATCGCAGCGCTTGATGAGAAATTGAACGAAAAAGGATATATCGTACCAGGTCTTGGAGATGCTGGCGACCGATTATTCGGAACAAAATAA
- a CDS encoding ATP synthase subunit I: MDGLREIYTRLKKMILFILAFYVIGWGFTSYQEVFAGLIIGTLFGIYNMWILVRRMEKFDRAVAEGSKVRSLGTALRFASGVAAVAIAILFAEHIHLVSTVIGLMVPYALLLTERIVYHVKHH; encoded by the coding sequence ATGGATGGACTTAGGGAGATATATACAAGGCTGAAAAAGATGATCCTTTTCATCTTAGCGTTCTACGTTATTGGTTGGGGGTTTACCTCTTATCAAGAAGTGTTCGCAGGTCTCATCATCGGAACTTTGTTCGGCATTTACAACATGTGGATTCTCGTTCGTCGGATGGAGAAATTCGACCGAGCGGTGGCTGAAGGCTCGAAAGTTCGTTCGCTTGGAACGGCATTACGGTTTGCATCAGGTGTTGCAGCTGTGGCGATTGCCATTTTATTCGCAGAGCACATTCACTTGGTCAGTACAGTAATTGGGTTGATGGTCCCTTATGCTCTGTTATTAACAGAGCGGATTGTTTATCACGTGAAACACCATTAA
- the atpB gene encoding F0F1 ATP synthase subunit A, giving the protein MEHGAPMLKVFGIWFNLSNVMMLLVAALIVFLIAFVATRNLQLKPTGMQNFMEWIMDFVKGIIKSNMDWKDGGRFHVLGITLIMFIFVSNMLGLPFAIVVNGDLWWKSPTADPTVAMTLAATVLVLSHFYGIKLKGLKGYGGSYLKPMPFLFPLKIIEEFANTLTLGLRLYGNIYAGEILLTLLAGLASASAFGFATAILPMMAWQGFSIFIGAIQSFIFVMLTMVYLSHKVADDH; this is encoded by the coding sequence GTGGAACATGGCGCTCCTATGCTCAAGGTGTTCGGGATCTGGTTCAACCTATCGAACGTTATGATGCTACTTGTAGCCGCTCTTATCGTCTTCCTAATTGCTTTTGTCGCTACACGGAATTTGCAACTCAAACCGACGGGTATGCAAAACTTCATGGAATGGATCATGGATTTCGTGAAAGGGATAATCAAAAGCAATATGGATTGGAAAGATGGTGGCCGATTCCATGTTCTTGGAATCACCCTGATTATGTTCATTTTTGTGTCGAACATGTTGGGTCTTCCATTTGCAATAGTTGTCAACGGAGATCTGTGGTGGAAATCACCAACAGCTGATCCGACGGTAGCAATGACACTAGCCGCAACGGTACTAGTTTTGAGCCATTTTTATGGGATCAAGCTAAAAGGACTAAAAGGATATGGCGGAAGCTATCTTAAGCCCATGCCATTCCTATTTCCTTTAAAGATTATTGAGGAATTCGCAAATACGCTGACACTCGGTCTGCGTCTTTACGGTAACATCTATGCGGGGGAAATCTTGTTAACTTTGTTAGCAGGCCTCGCATCAGCAAGTGCTTTCGGATTTGCAACAGCTATTTTACCAATGATGGCGTGGCAAGGGTTCTCGATCTTTATCGGGGCAATCCAATCATTTATTTTCGTTATGTTGACGATGGTCTATTTATCGCATAAAGTTGCCGACGACCATTGA
- a CDS encoding F0F1 ATP synthase subunit delta, translating to MSQVAERYALALFQVAQKHESSLAIEHDLREVKKVFEMTPELYNLIVSPKLSADKRTNLINEVFHEANPFVVNTLQLMAERKRLNEVGSLADEFIALSNHAQGIEDAEVYSTRPLTEEERASISSVFAKKIGKQSLRIENIIDPSLIGGLRIQIGNRIYDSSVSTKLARLQRQLIG from the coding sequence GTGAGTCAAGTTGCAGAACGCTACGCTTTAGCATTGTTCCAAGTCGCTCAAAAGCATGAATCGTCTTTGGCAATTGAACATGATTTACGTGAAGTGAAAAAAGTCTTTGAAATGACTCCTGAACTTTACAATTTGATTGTTTCTCCAAAACTTTCAGCTGATAAAAGAACAAACTTAATCAATGAAGTGTTTCATGAGGCAAATCCGTTTGTCGTTAACACACTTCAATTGATGGCAGAACGCAAACGTCTGAACGAAGTTGGCTCATTGGCTGATGAGTTTATTGCTTTATCTAATCATGCACAAGGAATCGAAGATGCAGAAGTATATTCTACACGTCCATTGACTGAAGAAGAACGTGCATCGATTTCTTCTGTATTCGCTAAAAAAATTGGTAAACAATCTTTGCGAATTGAAAATATTATCGACCCATCGTTGATCGGTGGATTACGTATTCAAATCGGTAACCGTATTTATGACAGCAGCGTGAGCACGAAACTGGCACGCTTGCAACGTCAACTAATCGGTTAA
- the wecB gene encoding non-hydrolyzing UDP-N-acetylglucosamine 2-epimerase, which translates to MTKKWKVMTIFGTRPEAIKMAPLVLELQKHPDTIEPLVTVTAQHREMLDQVLETFGITPDFDLNIMKDRQTLTDVTMRAMQGLDEVMKKAKPDIVLVHGDTTTTFAASLAAFYNQVAIGHVEAGLRTHNKYSPYPEEMNRQLTGVMADIHFSPTEKSAQNLLAENKKEETIYITGNTAIDALQTTVRETYSHPILEKIGTDRMILLTAHRRENLGQPMRNMFRAIKRLIEEHDDIQVVYPVHMNPAVREVADEVLGRDPRIHLIEPLEVLDFHNFAARSFFILTDSGGIQEEAPSLGKPVLVLRDTTERPEGISAGTLKLAGTDEETIYGMAKELLTDEAAYKAMSQASNPYGDGKASARIVEALHTYFSKL; encoded by the coding sequence TTGACGAAAAAATGGAAAGTAATGACGATATTTGGTACGCGGCCTGAAGCCATTAAAATGGCACCGCTTGTGTTAGAACTGCAAAAACATCCAGACACCATTGAGCCATTAGTAACGGTGACGGCGCAGCACAGAGAAATGCTGGACCAGGTTCTGGAGACATTCGGTATCACGCCTGATTTCGACTTGAACATTATGAAAGATCGCCAAACATTGACTGATGTGACAATGCGCGCGATGCAAGGGCTTGATGAAGTTATGAAAAAAGCAAAACCAGATATCGTACTGGTTCATGGCGATACGACAACAACTTTCGCCGCTAGTCTTGCCGCATTTTATAACCAAGTTGCCATTGGACATGTAGAAGCGGGTTTGCGTACGCACAATAAATACTCGCCATATCCTGAAGAAATGAACCGTCAATTGACGGGAGTCATGGCAGACATTCATTTTTCACCAACTGAAAAATCTGCTCAAAATTTGCTTGCTGAAAACAAAAAAGAAGAAACCATTTATATTACAGGAAATACAGCGATTGATGCACTTCAAACAACGGTGCGTGAAACGTATTCGCATCCAATTTTGGAGAAAATCGGTACGGATCGTATGATTCTTTTGACGGCACATCGTCGTGAAAATTTAGGCCAACCGATGCGCAATATGTTCCGTGCCATCAAACGTTTGATCGAAGAGCATGACGATATTCAAGTAGTTTACCCGGTGCATATGAATCCGGCAGTACGTGAAGTAGCAGATGAGGTATTGGGTCGCGATCCGCGTATCCATTTGATCGAACCGTTGGAAGTTTTGGATTTCCACAACTTTGCAGCACGTTCGTTCTTTATCCTGACTGACTCTGGTGGCATTCAAGAAGAGGCGCCATCACTAGGTAAGCCGGTATTGGTCCTGCGTGATACGACTGAACGCCCTGAAGGTATTAGTGCGGGAACGCTTAAGCTTGCGGGAACGGACGAAGAAACAATTTACGGAATGGCCAAAGAATTGCTGACGGATGAAGCGGCGTATAAAGCAATGTCGCAAGCATCTAATCCATATGGAGACGGTAAAGCATCTGCTCGGATTGTAGAAGCATTGCACACTTATTTCTCGAAGTTGTAA
- the atpD gene encoding F0F1 ATP synthase subunit beta gives MNTGHVLQVMGPVVDIKFANGQLPAIYNALTVNIDRPGQDQVVLTLEVALHLGDDSVRTIALESTDGLQRGSVVTDLGKAISVPVGDVTLGRVFNVLGEVIDLGEEIPAAVRRDPIHRLAPTFEHLSTEVEILETGIKVVDLLAPYIKGGKIGLFGGAGVGKTVLIQELINNIAQEHGGLSVFAGVGERTREGNDLFFEMSDSGVIKKTAMVFGQMNEPPGARMRVALTGLTMAEYFRDEQGADVLLFIDNIYRFTQAGSEVSALLGRMPSAVGYQPTLATEMGQLQERITTTSKGSVTSIQAIYVPADDYTDPAPATTFAHLDATTNLERKLSEMGIYPAVDPLASTSRALSPEIVGEEHYGISREVQETLQRYRELQDIIAILGMDELSDEDKLTVNRARRVQNFLSQNFHVAEQFTGQKGSYVPVQETIKGFRGILDGKYDHLPEDAFRLVGRIEDVIAKAKGMGVEV, from the coding sequence ATGAATACAGGACACGTTCTTCAGGTTATGGGACCTGTTGTAGATATCAAGTTCGCTAACGGACAGCTTCCAGCTATTTATAACGCCTTAACTGTAAATATTGATCGTCCCGGCCAAGATCAAGTCGTTTTAACGCTTGAAGTGGCTCTTCACCTTGGTGATGATTCAGTCCGTACAATCGCGCTGGAATCCACTGATGGATTACAACGTGGTTCAGTAGTAACTGACTTGGGCAAAGCAATTTCTGTTCCAGTTGGAGATGTAACATTAGGCCGTGTATTCAACGTGCTTGGTGAAGTTATCGATTTAGGGGAAGAAATTCCAGCAGCAGTGCGTCGCGATCCGATTCACCGTTTAGCACCTACATTTGAGCATCTTTCCACAGAAGTTGAAATTCTTGAAACAGGTATCAAAGTTGTCGATTTGCTTGCACCTTACATCAAAGGTGGTAAAATCGGTCTCTTCGGTGGTGCCGGTGTAGGTAAAACAGTTCTTATTCAAGAATTGATTAACAACATTGCACAAGAACACGGTGGTTTATCCGTATTCGCTGGTGTTGGTGAACGTACACGTGAAGGAAATGACTTGTTCTTTGAAATGAGCGATTCTGGCGTTATTAAGAAAACGGCTATGGTTTTCGGCCAAATGAACGAGCCACCGGGCGCACGTATGCGTGTTGCTTTGACTGGTTTGACAATGGCAGAATACTTCCGTGACGAACAAGGCGCAGACGTTCTTCTATTCATCGATAACATTTACCGTTTCACACAAGCAGGATCTGAGGTATCTGCATTACTAGGCCGTATGCCATCAGCAGTTGGTTACCAACCAACACTTGCTACTGAAATGGGTCAATTACAAGAGCGTATCACGACGACAAGCAAAGGGTCAGTAACATCAATTCAAGCAATTTATGTACCAGCCGATGACTATACGGATCCGGCTCCGGCTACAACTTTCGCTCACTTAGATGCAACGACTAACCTTGAGCGTAAACTTTCTGAGATGGGTATTTACCCAGCAGTGGATCCTTTGGCATCAACTTCTCGTGCATTGTCACCAGAAATTGTTGGCGAAGAACATTACGGAATCTCGCGTGAAGTTCAAGAAACTTTGCAGCGCTACAGAGAATTACAAGATATTATTGCAATCCTTGGTATGGATGAGCTAAGTGATGAGGACAAGCTGACGGTTAACCGTGCACGCCGCGTTCAAAACTTCCTTTCTCAAAACTTCCACGTTGCTGAACAGTTCACAGGCCAAAAAGGTTCTTATGTTCCAGTTCAAGAAACGATCAAAGGATTCAGAGGAATTCTTGATGGAAAATATGACCACTTGCCAGAAGATGCTTTCCGTTTAGTTGGACGCATTGAAGATGTTATTGCAAAAGCAAAAGGCATGGGCGTAGAAGTCTAA
- the atpG gene encoding ATP synthase F1 subunit gamma — MASLRDIKNRITSTKKTSQITRAMQMVSASKLSRAEVNAKAFVPYMHKIQDVVASIAAGSSDTSNPMMIARPVKKTAYLVITSDRGLVGGYNSNILRTVMAKIRERHTSNDDFVILSVGRKGKEFFAKQGMTILESAIALPDHPTFADIKEITRKAVGMFSDGTYDEVYMYYNHFVSAIQQEVTEKKVLPLTDIQPTGSTASYEFDPSAEAILEVLLPQYAESLIFGAVLDGKASEHAASMTAMKSATDNASDLISGLTLQYNRARQAAITQEITEIVGGASALE, encoded by the coding sequence GTGGCATCATTACGCGATATAAAAAACCGAATTACGTCAACGAAGAAAACAAGTCAAATCACAAGAGCCATGCAAATGGTTTCTGCATCTAAACTAAGCCGTGCGGAAGTAAACGCGAAAGCGTTCGTTCCATACATGCACAAAATTCAGGATGTTGTCGCATCTATCGCAGCTGGGTCTTCAGATACTAGCAACCCGATGATGATTGCTCGCCCTGTAAAGAAAACCGCTTATTTAGTGATTACATCAGATCGTGGGCTAGTAGGTGGATATAACAGTAATATTCTTCGTACTGTTATGGCTAAAATCCGCGAACGCCATACATCTAATGACGACTTTGTAATCCTCAGCGTTGGCCGGAAAGGAAAGGAATTCTTTGCGAAGCAAGGAATGACGATTCTTGAGAGTGCAATCGCACTTCCGGATCATCCGACGTTTGCGGATATTAAAGAAATAACGCGCAAAGCTGTTGGTATGTTCTCAGATGGTACGTATGACGAAGTTTATATGTACTACAATCACTTTGTTTCAGCTATTCAACAAGAAGTCACAGAGAAAAAAGTCTTGCCGCTGACGGATATTCAACCGACAGGATCAACTGCATCGTATGAGTTTGATCCTTCAGCAGAAGCAATTTTGGAAGTTCTACTTCCTCAATACGCAGAAAGCTTAATCTTTGGGGCTGTTCTTGATGGCAAAGCGAGTGAACATGCTGCATCCATGACAGCAATGAAGAGCGCGACTGATAATGCGTCTGATTTGATTAGTGGACTTACACTTCAATATAACCGTGCACGCCAAGCAGCAATCACACAGGAAATTACAGAGATTGTCGGCGGAGCATCTGCTTTAGAGTAA
- a CDS encoding AtpZ/AtpI family protein → MRPTKRPLQAMAIYSAILSQLVGSVLIGVFTGMWLDERIGTAPFFMIICLFIGITAGVWAMLQTVRKFESGDK, encoded by the coding sequence ATGCGCCCAACAAAAAGGCCCTTGCAAGCGATGGCAATTTACAGCGCCATCCTCTCACAACTTGTCGGGTCCGTACTCATCGGGGTGTTTACAGGTATGTGGCTCGATGAAAGGATCGGAACCGCCCCGTTTTTCATGATCATCTGCCTATTCATAGGCATTACTGCCGGTGTTTGGGCAATGCTTCAGACTGTCCGCAAATTCGAATCAGGAGACAAGTGA
- a CDS encoding EAL domain-containing protein produces MYTNELERDKKVIIEWLRRLGVEFHTSFLIINSEIENHPIVYANDAFYKMIGYSEAETLGRNGRFLHGEKTAKEASDKVRACVASGESGVVEIVNYRKNGTPFWNEISVEPLSFPEKNFNFTLMLQHDITDRKRAEALIKLQKETYRGIEKGHMLSVLLQDICHTAESFFIDSAKCTVLLIDDDEFYKIGAANSMPKGFQEAISGLAVEEDIGTCGAAFHRQKLVVVEDMGTDYLWRNHQQLVKEYGLVASWSIPIFNVEGKTMGTFGIYFSVPLTPHEEDLAFMEEIGSITSLAIKYSQQQEKILRLAYVDEHTGLPNRNYFRNEVAELLKEKREGFIAFISTDEYVAVVDQYGHSTGDTIMSEIGKRLMLSQNSSEGLIARFSDSTLAMFSMMPFTKIPEYLEHLLQGLVEPITVGDMELFLTLKIGVAVVTPHQENSEELIRCADSALSQAKLRTGEAICYFESEHDEFMMKYLRVANELTAALRRNEVGVHLQPKVDLATGEILSFEALARWTSPDLGTIPPDVFIPAAEKNGKIRLLEQNILQQVLDWMKKRVEQGLKVRQVAINISADHFFHHSFVPHLMDMTAEYGIDPQWIQLEITERIGFVDIETANKVFKHLKQCGFTTSIDDFGTGYSSLSYLQKLPVEELKIDRSFISNMNEPGTLAIIRTIIQLAENLNMRAVAEGVETEKDRQTLLELGCKVGQGYLFYKPMPLNEAFFL; encoded by the coding sequence ATGTACACGAATGAACTTGAAAGAGATAAGAAAGTGATTATAGAGTGGCTGCGCCGTCTAGGTGTAGAATTCCATACATCGTTTCTAATCATCAATTCTGAAATAGAAAATCATCCCATCGTTTATGCAAATGATGCTTTCTACAAAATGATCGGCTATAGCGAAGCGGAAACGCTTGGGCGCAATGGACGCTTTCTGCACGGAGAAAAAACAGCGAAAGAAGCAAGTGATAAAGTACGTGCTTGCGTGGCTTCTGGTGAGAGTGGAGTAGTTGAAATCGTCAATTACCGAAAAAACGGCACACCTTTTTGGAACGAAATATCAGTGGAGCCTTTGTCTTTTCCAGAGAAGAATTTCAATTTCACTTTGATGCTACAGCACGATATTACAGATCGTAAGCGTGCGGAAGCGCTGATTAAACTTCAAAAAGAAACGTATAGAGGCATTGAAAAAGGACATATGCTCAGTGTGCTGTTGCAGGACATCTGTCATACAGCCGAATCGTTTTTTATTGATAGTGCAAAATGTACAGTTTTGTTGATCGATGATGATGAATTTTATAAAATCGGTGCAGCCAATTCTATGCCAAAAGGTTTTCAAGAAGCGATTAGTGGCTTAGCCGTTGAAGAAGATATTGGAACGTGCGGAGCTGCGTTTCATAGACAGAAATTAGTAGTTGTCGAAGACATGGGCACAGATTATCTATGGCGGAATCATCAGCAATTGGTAAAAGAGTATGGGTTGGTAGCAAGCTGGTCCATTCCCATATTCAACGTTGAAGGAAAGACAATGGGTACGTTTGGGATTTACTTTTCTGTTCCATTGACTCCACACGAAGAAGATTTAGCCTTTATGGAAGAAATCGGATCCATTACTTCACTGGCGATCAAGTATTCTCAGCAGCAAGAAAAAATTCTGCGGCTTGCTTATGTCGATGAGCATACAGGATTGCCCAACCGAAATTATTTCAGAAATGAAGTCGCTGAACTGCTCAAAGAAAAACGAGAAGGCTTTATTGCCTTTATATCAACAGATGAATACGTCGCAGTAGTCGATCAATACGGTCACAGCACAGGAGATACCATTATGAGTGAAATCGGCAAACGGTTGATGCTGTCACAAAATTCTTCTGAGGGCTTGATTGCCCGGTTTTCAGATTCAACGTTGGCCATGTTTAGCATGATGCCGTTCACTAAAATCCCGGAATATTTAGAGCATCTGTTGCAGGGGCTAGTCGAACCGATTACTGTTGGCGATATGGAATTATTTCTAACTTTGAAAATTGGTGTAGCAGTTGTGACTCCTCATCAAGAGAATTCGGAAGAATTGATTCGTTGTGCAGATAGTGCTTTGTCTCAGGCAAAACTTCGAACAGGCGAAGCGATTTGTTATTTTGAGAGTGAACATGATGAGTTTATGATGAAATACCTGCGTGTGGCTAATGAATTGACCGCAGCCCTCAGGCGCAATGAAGTGGGCGTGCACCTGCAGCCGAAAGTCGATTTGGCAACTGGTGAAATTTTAAGCTTTGAAGCGCTCGCTCGCTGGACTTCACCGGACCTTGGCACGATTCCGCCGGATGTCTTTATTCCAGCAGCTGAAAAAAATGGCAAGATTCGTTTGTTGGAGCAGAACATCTTACAGCAAGTGTTGGACTGGATGAAAAAAAGAGTAGAGCAGGGCTTGAAGGTTCGACAAGTAGCTATCAACATATCAGCAGATCATTTTTTCCATCATTCATTTGTTCCGCATCTGATGGATATGACTGCCGAGTATGGTATTGATCCACAGTGGATTCAATTGGAAATTACAGAACGAATTGGCTTTGTTGATATCGAGACAGCCAATAAAGTATTCAAACACTTGAAGCAGTGCGGCTTTACTACGTCGATTGATGATTTTGGAACAGGTTACTCATCACTCAGCTACTTGCAAAAACTGCCTGTCGAAGAATTAAAAATCGATCGTTCATTCATTTCGAATATGAATGAGCCAGGAACATTGGCAATTATTCGAACCATCATCCAACTTGCAGAAAACCTGAACATGCGTGCAGTAGCAGAAGGTGTGGAAACGGAAAAAGATCGTCAAACATTGTTGGAGCTTGGCTGCAAAGTAGGGCAAGGTTATCTGTTTTATAAACCGATGCCACTGAATGAAGCGTTTTTCTTGTAA